In Porites lutea chromosome 1, jaPorLute2.1, whole genome shotgun sequence, a single genomic region encodes these proteins:
- the LOC140922136 gene encoding uncharacterized protein, producing MSPNHVYTKFSPPEKCHCPSCPSHRCSNKKISEIRGIPKSSSLVHIPSAFHKTHVVKVGQNDVASEPESFYNSKQLATSQRATVKIRDYYEERRVLVKQIYPNIPGSREDSLPGDRPNLSYTRKIDGFDENHHHRHLSSAVVFQDPVLENIPFRARVRQQDFVAGSKKRKNRQPRPQRVREDDSTRVREEDSTHLAGNGKGHVHFEDNQHEEPCENRIHPQANPSSQYDPSITNKGSPETSSSYEDDSSTVPAHHGWIRSFKAKESSIKDTSSRSQIRRNSIPSDSQPPCHPLSEGKRTVKITAPMLDTQKFQSRDASSFGEISSEYSFSNQFSLDHEKSAFHQFETPHFKLGISYGNLTKRPGYLRPDWKLDSPHRYFPKRLQVSKTHYETLEKRRESLKSVQKIIPSPVQVAFGAHQLNISRESGIMDPCNHQGMPSYAERRAVQAKESPQKEEMPTPPSSLSSDQDGVTSDDVDELQKTQISEQPHPIEDTNTLIDNENLKRHIEEKQVAFPEGHSLFFKRPEEYDNFMSSNLKERRFVCRFCCKKFAHFSTLQNHVRTHTGDKPFQCKFCSRRFAQSGVLKAHLRTHTGDKPFVCMYCGKMFAQSTTLTNHLRTHTGQKPYVCHYCGKCFSQPSTLRKHELSHTKERPYSCKFCGKAFAQQSTLTNHMRSHTGQRPYKCHFCEKSFAQLSTLDRHLRLHSSVSLKPHQCQFCSKSFSYFSNLATHMQIHEQEQLKVI from the coding sequence ATGTCGCCAAACCATGTCTATACAAAATTCAGCCCCCCAGAGAAGTGTCATTGTCCAAGCTGCCCATCACACCGTTGTAGCAACAAAAAGATCTCAGAAATTAGAGGCATTCCAAAGAGTTCTTCACTGGTGCACATTCCAAGTGCCTTCCACAAAACGCATGTCGTAAAAGTTGGGCAAAATGATGTTGCGTCTGAACCTGAATCCTTTTATAACTCTAAACAACTGGCTACCAGTCAGAGAGCTACCGTAAAAATCAGGGATTACTATGAAGAGCGGAGAGTTCTAGTTAAGCAAATCTATCCAAATATTCCGGGATCAAGAGAAGATAGTCTGCCCGGAGATCGGCCAAACCTTTCATACACTCGTAAAATAGATGGTTTTGATGAAAACCATCACCACCGACATCTTTCGAGTGCCGTCGTATTCCAAGATCCTGTTTTAGAGAATATTCCTTTTCGTGCAAGAGTACGTCAACAGGACTTTGTTGCTGGAAGTAAAAAGCGAAAAAACCGCCAACCTCGCCCTCAGAGAGTCAGAGAAGACGATTCTACAAGAGTCAGAGAAGAAGATTCTACACATCTTGCAggaaatggaaagggacatgTACATTTTGAAGATAATCAACATGAGGAACCTTGTGAAAATCGAATCCATCCGCAAGCAAACCCATCGAGCCAGTATGACCCATCGATCACCAACAAAGGATCTCCTGAAACTTCCTCTTCTTATGAGGATGACTCTTCCACAGTCCCTGCTCATCACGGATGGATAAGAAGTTTTAAAGCTAAAGAAAGCTCCATCAAAGACACATCTTCGAGGTCACAGATTCGCAGAAATTCTATTCCTTCAGATTCACAACCACCTTGTCATCCCTTATCTGAAGGAAAGCGAACCGTTAAGATTACTGCGCCAATGCTTGATACTCAGAAATTTCAGAGTCGTGATGCATCATCTTTTGGCGAGATTTCCAGCGAGTACTCATTTTCAAACCAATTCTCACTCGACCATGAAAAGAGTGCATTTCACCAGTTTGAGACACCACACTTCAAACTGGGAATCTCATACGGAAATTTAACCAAGCGTCCAGGTTACTTAAGGCCAGATTGGAAGCTAGACTCACCTCACCGTTATTTTCCTAAAAGGTTACAAGTTTCAAAAACGcactatgaaactttggaaaAACGAAGAGAAAGTCTTAAAAGTGTCCAAAAAATCATTCCATCCCCAGTGCAAGTCGCGTTTGGTGCCCACCAACTCAACATAAGCCGAGAAAGCGGTATAATGGATCCATGTAATCACCAGGGCATGCCCAGTTATGCCGAGCGTCGTGCTGTGCAAGCAAAGGAGAGTCCTCAAAAAGAAGAAATGCCCACTCCTCCATCATCATTGTCCAGTGACCAGGATGGTGTTACCAGCGACGATGTCGATGAATTGCAGAAAACACAAATCAGTGAGCAACCACATCCGATAGAAGACACCAATACCCTCATCGACAACGAGAACCTAAAGAGACACATTGAAGAGAAACAAGTCGCTTTTCCAGAAGGTCACAGCCTTTTCTTCAAGAGGCCAGAAGAGTATGATAACTTTATGTCGTCTAATTTGAAAGAAAGAAGATTCGTTTGCCGCTTCTGCTGCAAGAAATTTGCCCACTTCTCTACACTCCAAAATCATGTCCGGACTCATACAGGTGACAAACCATTTCAGTGTAAGTTTTGCAGTCGACGATTTGCTCAGTCGGGAGTCCTTAAGGCGCACTTGCGCACGCACACTGGCGACAAGCCTTTTGTCTGCATGTACTGTGGAAAAATGTTTGCTCAAAGCacgacactgacaaatcacctTAGAACTCACACTGGCCAAAAGCCATACGTTTGCCATTACTGTGGCAAGTGTTTTTCACAGCCGTCCACGCTAAGAAAGCACGAACTTTCTCACACCAAAGAACGCCCATATTCATGCAAGTTTTGTGGAAAAGCGTTTGCCCAGCAGTCCACGCTTACTAATCACATGCGCTCTCACACTGGCCAGCGGCCCTATAAGTGTCACTTCTGCGAGAAGAGCTTTGCCCAGTTGAGTACTCTTGACAGACATCTGCGCCTCCATTCAAGCGTAAGTCTCAAGCCTCATCAGTGCCAGTTCTGCAGCAAGAGTTTCAGCTACTTCTCTAATCTAGCAACTCACATGCAGATACATGAGCAGGAACAATTAAAAGTGATTTAG